In Humulus lupulus chromosome 7, drHumLupu1.1, whole genome shotgun sequence, the following are encoded in one genomic region:
- the LOC133791045 gene encoding uncharacterized protein LOC133791045 → MPKASSTPRSSAYLSALTQEIHKKLQRALASPSQRPNLLQELFADIALEVDDRARDIILSKDEDLISPADDCVDGPLCFYDVLADYYIRVPESGKSILELIVQLWSQSFASHIFALLFHKWLFEVELASSEVLLRYSSALVQGATNLFWIDIQTNSRRFQSLFRYLLEEVVLEPARLNKIPVQAQRDLYLLLSRFILFYNSVDELESFLKHIPVFPNAFLVGGPADFFVIELADQLQKLKVEPVLLHYFSQMKFLQGMELRMSTSTRLKSCLYSFTSPGGPMYPTRAVRHAAWDVLDFLFPIGRYPRHLISLFFRLLYPWYWPSSCWNFVMSCIKAILYSVFGLIICSWEKLINSKRS, encoded by the exons ATGCCTAAAGCTTCTTCAACGCCTCGAAGCTCTGCTTATCTTAGTGCTCTCACCCAGGAAATCCATAAGAAGCTTCAGAGG GCACTAGCTTCTCCTTCTCAAAGGCCCAACTTGTTGCAAGAGTTGTTTGCCGACATAGCTCTGGAAGTTGATGACCGAGCCAGAG ATATAATTCTCAGCAAGGATGAAGATCTTATTTCTCCTGCTGATGATTGTGTTGATGGTCCGTTGTGCTTTTATGATGTGCTTGCTGATTATTATATTCGGGTTCCTGAGAGTGGAAAATCCATCCTGGAATTGATTGTACAACTATGGAGCCAGTCCTTTGCTTCTCACATCTTTGCCCTCCTGTTCCACAAATGG TTGTTTGAAGTGGAACTTGCCAGCTCTGAAGTCCTCCTTCGTTACTCATCTGCACTTGTTCAAGGTGCTACAAATTTATTCTG GATTGACATCCAAACAAATTCAAGACGTTTTCAATCTTTGTTTCGT TATCTTCTTGAGGAAGTGGTGTTGGAGCCGGCACGGTTAAATAAGATTCCTGTACAG GCACAGCGAGATCTCTATCTTTTACTTTCAaggtttatattattttataactcGG TTGACGAGCTCGAAAGCTTCTTAAAGCATATTCCTGTGTTCCCAAATGCTTTCCTAGTAGGTGGTCCAGCAGATTTTTTTGTCATTGAACTTGCAGACCAG CTTCAAAAGCTAAAGGTGGAACCAGTTCTACTACATTACTTCTCACAAATGAAATTTCTTCAAG GCATGGAACTAAGAATGAGTACGAGCACAAGATTGAAAAGTTGTTTGTATAGCTTCACTTCACCTGGAGGTCCTATGTATCCCACTAGGGCTGTTCGTCATGCTGCCTGGGATGTGTTGGATTTTCTTTTCCCG ATCGGCCGTTATCCTCGTCATCTCATTAGCTTGTTTTTCAGACTGCTTTATCCATGGTATTGGCCTTCCTCTTGTTGGAACTTTGTAATGTCTTGCATCAAGGCAATATTGTATTCTGTGTTCGGCTTGATCATTTGCAGTTGGGAGAAGCTGATAAATTCTAAAAGGTCCTAG